AGGACCGTCCCGGCATCGTTGCCCTCATGGCCGACAGCCTCTACCAACTCGGCTGCAACATTGAAGACAGCTGCATGACCAGGCTCCGCGGCGAGTTCACCATGATGCTGATGGTCCGCCTGCCGCAAGGACTCGACGCCGACGCCCTTGGCAGTAGACTCACCGTCTCCACGCGCCCGTTGGACCTTGCCGTGCTCTGCAGAGCGCTCCCCGATCAGGCAGCGGTCCGGCAACACATGCCTGAGCTACCGACCTTCATGCTCTCGGTCTACGGCGCGGACCATCCCGGCATTGTGGCGCAAGTGGCCCGCACCGTGGCGGAGCAAGGCGGCAACATTACCGACATGAACACCCGCGTGATCGGCTCAGGCGAGGTCCCCGTCTATGTCATGATTCTAGAAATCCAATTGCCGCAGGACCGGCAGGCCGACCAACTCAAGCAGGCCCTGGAAGCGCTCAAGCCGCTCTTGGGTGTCGATCTCACGTTCCGCCCGCTCGACAGTGTGACGTTCTAATCGTGGCGATCCGTCCGATCCTGCACTATCCTCACCCGACATTAAAAACTGACAGCGCCGTCGCTCTGCCTTCCGATCCGGCAACGCAGGCGATCGTGCAAGACCTGCTCGATACCCTCGCGACGTCTCCCGGCGTGGCCCTTGCCGCGCCGCAGATCGGCTCTGCCCTGCGCGTGATCGTCGTGGATGTGTCGCGCAAAAAGGGCGAAAGGGGCCATGGGCTGATCGTGCTGATCAACCCGGTTATTCTCCTGCTGGACGGACCGAAGATTCTGCGGGAAGGCTGCTTGAGCGTACCGGATTACACCGGCAACGTGCTGCGGCATGAGCAGGCGGTGGTGGAAGGCCTGGCGCCGGACGGCAGGGTCGTGACACTCACCACATCAGGATTCGAGGCGCTGGCGTTCCAGCACGAGGTGGACCATCTGAACGGCCTATTGT
This region of Nitrospira sp. genomic DNA includes:
- a CDS encoding ACT domain-containing protein, with product MNHFVIVTAFGQDRPGIVALMADSLYQLGCNIEDSCMTRLRGEFTMMLMVRLPQGLDADALGSRLTVSTRPLDLAVLCRALPDQAAVRQHMPELPTFMLSVYGADHPGIVAQVARTVAEQGGNITDMNTRVIGSGEVPVYVMILEIQLPQDRQADQLKQALEALKPLLGVDLTFRPLDSVTF
- the def gene encoding peptide deformylase, which encodes MAIRPILHYPHPTLKTDSAVALPSDPATQAIVQDLLDTLATSPGVALAAPQIGSALRVIVVDVSRKKGERGHGLIVLINPVILLLDGPKILREGCLSVPDYTGNVLRHEQAVVEGLAPDGRVVTLTTSGFEALAFQHEVDHLNGLLFLDRIQSLSTDLFRRKTSG